The Dyella caseinilytica genome has a window encoding:
- a CDS encoding helix-turn-helix domain-containing protein — translation MPKAVELTVQMAADLLNVSQPHLVSLIERAQIPCHQTDTGCQLLYASDVFEYKQKRDSESLAALQELAAQAQELDLGYQLPLREC, via the coding sequence ATGCCCAAGGCCGTCGAGCTGACTGTACAAATGGCTGCTGACCTTCTAAACGTCTCGCAGCCGCACCTCGTATCACTTATCGAGCGTGCGCAGATCCCGTGCCATCAAACCGACACTGGTTGCCAGCTTCTCTACGCCAGTGACGTCTTTGAATACAAACAGAAGCGTGACTCTGAGAGCTTGGCTGCTTTGCAAGAATTGGCAGCTCAGGCACAAGAACTCGACCTGGGGTACCAACTGCCCCTGAGAGAATGCTGA
- a CDS encoding DoxX family protein — MSKISWRQILPLVLATFFVVGSLSNIFAPGPIYAEYLKWGYPSWFHFVTGSLELTAAILLFRASTRVFGSALGFTVMLAALVTVTVHSEYGHAIPPLIAATFSLVVGWISWHKRIALPASDQYRR, encoded by the coding sequence ATGTCTAAAATCTCCTGGCGCCAAATCTTACCGTTGGTCCTAGCAACTTTCTTTGTCGTCGGTTCTCTCAGCAACATTTTCGCCCCGGGGCCTATATACGCGGAGTACCTGAAATGGGGGTATCCGAGCTGGTTCCATTTCGTGACCGGATCGCTGGAACTCACAGCTGCCATTTTGCTTTTTCGCGCGTCGACGCGCGTGTTTGGATCGGCCCTTGGCTTCACTGTCATGCTCGCTGCGCTCGTGACCGTTACTGTCCACAGCGAATATGGGCATGCGATACCACCCCTCATCGCGGCAACATTCTCACTCGTGGTCGGCTGGATAAGCTGGCACAAGCGGATAGCGTTACCAGCCAGTGATCAGTACAGGCGGTAG
- a CDS encoding NAD(P)-dependent oxidoreductase: protein MKILVLGATGGTGRLIVRDALEKGHSVVALVRSTAGADLPGAELIEGDARDEVTLRRALDGCRAVISALGTGMGFRRVSLLTEVTRALILAMTRSDVRRLVCISALGVGDSRGRGAFVFDQLFQPLLLSQAYKDKNGQEAAIRASSLDWIIVRPGMLTNDPARGSVRAIVDLASIKGGKVARADVARFVVEQLVTNTWLKQTPLLLW from the coding sequence ATGAAAATTCTTGTTTTGGGTGCAACGGGCGGAACCGGACGACTAATCGTCCGCGACGCGCTGGAGAAAGGGCATTCCGTCGTGGCGCTGGTTCGCTCAACGGCAGGTGCCGATCTGCCGGGAGCAGAATTGATCGAGGGCGATGCCCGCGATGAAGTCACCCTTAGGCGCGCCCTGGACGGCTGTCGTGCCGTCATCAGTGCACTGGGCACCGGCATGGGCTTCCGCAGGGTCAGCCTGCTGACCGAAGTGACGCGCGCGCTGATTCTGGCAATGACGCGTAGCGACGTGCGCCGCCTGGTCTGCATCTCCGCTCTAGGCGTGGGAGACAGCCGGGGCCGTGGTGCCTTCGTGTTCGACCAGCTCTTTCAGCCTTTGCTGCTTAGCCAAGCTTACAAAGACAAGAACGGGCAGGAAGCCGCGATCCGGGCCAGTTCACTTGATTGGATCATCGTCCGGCCCGGCATGCTCACCAACGACCCAGCTCGCGGAAGCGTCAGAGCCATCGTTGACCTCGCCAGTATCAAGGGCGGAAAGGTCGCACGCGCCGATGTCGCTCGGTTCGTGGTGGAGCAATTGGTGACCAACACCTGGTTGAAACAGACACCCTTACTTCTGTGGTGA
- a CDS encoding NmrA family NAD(P)-binding protein, translating to MFLVMGITGKVGGATATHLLKQGKTVRALVRDPAKASSWADQGVELVEGDWNDAASIKRALRGVEGAFVMLPPIWVPSPDFREAKGVIANYVEALKQVPVPRVVALSSMGANKTSGMGLITALSLMEQGFCDLNLPIAYARAGGFFENFLYGFQVAQGGTLPVFYNPTDRKSTMVATNDIGAVIAALLSGPAWLGHRVIELGSMVSADEVAAQLGEVMRRDVKAIAVPRADWANTFEQFGIPKDKSGPAETMYDAVNAGAMDIGVVGTEHVTGATSARDVFAAAQKAATA from the coding sequence GTGTTTTTAGTTATGGGCATTACGGGAAAAGTTGGCGGTGCGACGGCCACTCATTTGCTAAAGCAGGGCAAGACGGTGCGTGCGCTGGTTCGTGACCCCGCGAAGGCGTCGAGCTGGGCTGACCAAGGTGTTGAACTGGTGGAAGGCGACTGGAACGACGCGGCTTCCATCAAGCGGGCGCTCAGAGGCGTCGAAGGCGCGTTTGTCATGTTGCCGCCTATCTGGGTCCCATCGCCGGATTTTAGAGAAGCCAAGGGTGTCATCGCGAACTATGTTGAGGCTCTCAAGCAGGTGCCAGTGCCGCGGGTCGTCGCGCTTTCGTCGATGGGCGCGAACAAAACCAGCGGGATGGGACTGATCACCGCCCTGTCGCTGATGGAGCAGGGTTTTTGCGACCTTAACTTGCCGATCGCCTACGCGCGAGCCGGTGGGTTTTTCGAAAACTTCCTTTACGGCTTTCAGGTTGCTCAGGGCGGCACGCTACCCGTCTTCTATAACCCGACAGATCGGAAATCGACCATGGTGGCGACAAACGACATCGGCGCGGTGATCGCAGCGCTGCTGAGCGGACCGGCTTGGCTGGGGCATCGGGTCATCGAACTCGGTTCAATGGTGAGCGCCGATGAAGTCGCGGCGCAATTAGGTGAAGTGATGAGGCGTGACGTGAAAGCCATTGCCGTCCCGCGAGCCGATTGGGCAAATACATTCGAGCAGTTCGGCATTCCGAAGGACAAGTCCGGGCCGGCCGAAACCATGTATGACGCCGTCAACGCCGGAGCGATGGACATCGGGGTTGTGGGTACGGAACACGTCACCGGCGCAACGTCTGCTCGCGATGTTTTTGCGGCAGCTCAGAAGGCCGCTACAGCTTAA
- a CDS encoding LysR family transcriptional regulator, giving the protein MNLTIARTHLDGLVIFLTVAEYRGFRAASRHLGITPSAVSQAIRSLEERIGAPLFSRTTRSVRLTEAGDRLLAHARPAVDMLTAGLDAASGLGGEITGRLRINVPRPILPLLVNRLLPDFLDAHPNVELELVGEDRPIDIVEEGFDAGIRFGNFVQIDMVAMWLTPPERFVVVGAPALFKKYGLPASPYDLQNFRCILLRQSVRALDHWQFVVDGKRITVGVAGPLVINDIEACVRSALRGVGLFQLPKSLVMSHLERGDLQTVLEPYCEEVPGLSLYYPSRSQSLPKLRAFVDFATQRMRREFKPDDYLPRPMP; this is encoded by the coding sequence ATGAACTTAACAATCGCTCGAACGCATCTGGATGGGCTGGTCATCTTTTTGACCGTGGCGGAGTACCGAGGCTTTCGCGCTGCGTCACGGCACCTCGGTATCACACCGTCGGCGGTCAGCCAGGCGATACGCAGTTTGGAAGAACGAATTGGTGCGCCGCTGTTCTCCCGTACGACACGAAGTGTCAGGCTGACCGAAGCGGGCGACCGCCTGCTTGCTCACGCGCGCCCGGCCGTCGACATGCTCACAGCAGGGTTGGACGCCGCGAGTGGTTTAGGCGGCGAGATTACCGGCCGACTGCGCATCAATGTGCCCAGGCCGATTTTGCCGCTGCTCGTGAATCGCTTGCTGCCCGACTTTCTCGATGCTCACCCAAACGTTGAACTCGAACTGGTGGGCGAGGATCGCCCGATCGATATCGTCGAAGAAGGCTTCGATGCAGGGATACGTTTCGGAAACTTCGTCCAGATCGACATGGTCGCGATGTGGCTAACGCCACCGGAGCGCTTCGTTGTCGTTGGCGCCCCGGCATTGTTTAAGAAGTATGGCCTACCGGCGTCTCCGTACGATTTGCAGAACTTTCGTTGCATCCTGCTTCGTCAATCCGTGCGAGCTCTCGATCATTGGCAATTTGTCGTTGATGGCAAGCGCATCACAGTGGGTGTAGCGGGGCCTCTCGTGATTAACGACATCGAGGCCTGCGTTCGTTCAGCACTAAGAGGTGTTGGGCTCTTCCAATTACCAAAGTCGCTCGTGATGTCACATCTTGAACGTGGCGACCTGCAGACCGTGCTCGAACCTTATTGTGAAGAGGTTCCCGGTCTTTCTCTCTACTATCCAAGCCGAAGTCAGTCACTGCCAAAGCTTCGCGCGTTTGTCGATTTCGCCACTCAGCGAATGCGTAGGGAGTTCAAGCCGGATGACTACCTCCCGAGGCCCATGCCCTAG
- a CDS encoding autotransporter outer membrane beta-barrel domain-containing protein, with translation MNKESDTASITRWHYYRREPQLFAQLPQAWQLSIKQHYDDAMKRQRLRQRHRALPISILASLVALTATKAKSAPTVYTNILTGTSSDTAYNTSTDTNGNLVYHFASGDSISTTGVGTENTFGVDLQTNSPKVILQAGAGGAGQLSISTLRPDSGTYGVATAINVQGGASLTVNGNTSVYAQSNDAVPNSSSVGVNVYQATATFNGTTSIVTYTPGYSKGLQVYQGQVTFNGDTSITAQARGSSTDAIYNSGGGRSSIVMNGNVTLVSYGIWPSDDVHGIYNDNVNSKLAINGNLLLTATSNGSTVMGIRNQGNLSVTGNASITASGPRSAFGIDNTFRTSRLYVGGDLTVSVTNTTGYIPFGTPTGLSNLYGMGSSMTYGGTANVSVTAVTDSYAINNNGVISFTNADKTTTLRASTSCSTCDVYGIANSGGSITLAGGLDVAESSSGTGHLYAIWNAATDGDSAQLNVNQAGNQSVKIVGDVLTGSVTDGSNAYSGVTTLNFDDSASYLKGLVLGDSGSSGNAVYGTGTANLSFAHGASWIPTGAGTLVTDFGSGSLTVGTGSTIDMAASWGSFSADSIPSYSLRTLQIGSSASGGASVNLADGAVFTLLSDIRNDRADEVVFGSSITSFKAQGTLGIRIAYDPVLNSTSWVNTSTLQNGTTIEATKPIVIIDASTADGGNASFQTVQGLTSQWSTTYENALVRFSYVPNVSVSSNHKEVLLTGINIIGNGSGSSGSTTSTSSGSDPGNHASGSTTSHSGTGNSNSTGSGSASSTGNESSLSTTGSEKVPLGVAAVITPSTGVMVAADAARVLSNIWQVDDEPIDRRSESLRLDEDANASALWVDTNGGSLQGSTVDGRTYRQSETSVSIGADRRTNVDLGYNTTGLVYTHDQSHADLQNGTADLQGSSVGLYSTWVSNQGMFADVVARVGQLRNSYVSTDSFGTSSGRYRPSSSSLSVRAGKRFRGEHGRYIEPQVQAAYGSMGSSSYSASNDVRFDVNKNHTFFTRAGVLAGQTFSLSTAISGDVYARASMIHTVGDRPNLTASMDGGSLPVVLPVRHATTGELAAGGQIELQGQWRAFAEVDRASRTDAVAGGWRVSAGLRYSF, from the coding sequence GTGAATAAAGAGTCGGATACTGCGAGCATTACGCGCTGGCACTATTACCGCAGAGAACCACAATTATTTGCACAACTTCCCCAAGCCTGGCAGCTGTCCATCAAGCAGCATTACGACGATGCCATGAAAAGGCAGCGGCTGCGGCAGCGTCATCGTGCGCTGCCCATCTCCATCCTGGCCAGCCTGGTGGCATTGACCGCTACCAAGGCGAAATCCGCGCCCACGGTCTATACCAACATACTGACCGGCACCAGTTCGGATACGGCATACAACACGTCTACCGATACCAACGGTAACCTGGTCTACCACTTCGCCAGCGGAGATAGCATCAGTACGACGGGCGTCGGAACCGAAAACACCTTTGGCGTTGACCTGCAAACCAACAGCCCGAAGGTGATCCTGCAGGCGGGTGCCGGTGGGGCGGGGCAGCTCAGTATCTCTACGTTGCGACCCGATTCCGGCACGTATGGGGTGGCGACAGCCATCAACGTGCAAGGCGGCGCCAGCCTGACCGTCAACGGCAATACCTCGGTATACGCCCAGTCCAATGACGCGGTGCCGAACAGTTCGTCCGTAGGCGTCAATGTTTACCAGGCTACGGCCACCTTCAATGGCACTACTTCCATTGTCACTTACACGCCTGGTTATTCGAAAGGTTTACAGGTTTATCAAGGGCAAGTCACGTTCAATGGTGATACGTCCATCACCGCCCAGGCGCGCGGTTCGTCCACGGACGCTATTTACAACTCGGGCGGTGGCCGCAGCAGTATCGTCATGAACGGTAACGTCACACTGGTGTCCTACGGCATCTGGCCCAGTGACGACGTGCATGGCATTTATAACGACAATGTCAACAGCAAGCTCGCCATCAACGGTAATCTTTTGCTGACTGCCACGTCGAATGGCTCGACGGTGATGGGCATTCGCAATCAAGGTAACTTAAGCGTTACCGGCAATGCTTCCATTACTGCATCGGGCCCGAGATCTGCATTCGGTATCGATAACACTTTTCGCACTTCTCGCCTGTACGTGGGTGGTGATCTGACGGTGTCCGTCACGAATACCACTGGCTACATTCCTTTTGGTACGCCTACCGGGTTGAGCAACCTGTATGGCATGGGAAGCTCCATGACTTATGGGGGCACGGCAAATGTCAGTGTCACGGCAGTGACCGACAGTTACGCAATCAACAATAATGGCGTCATTTCGTTCACTAATGCTGATAAGACAACCACACTGAGAGCAAGTACAAGCTGCTCGACTTGTGATGTTTATGGGATAGCGAACAGCGGCGGTAGTATCACCCTGGCTGGCGGTCTTGATGTGGCCGAATCAAGCAGTGGAACCGGGCATCTTTACGCTATCTGGAATGCGGCGACAGACGGGGATAGCGCTCAGCTCAACGTCAATCAAGCAGGCAACCAGTCAGTAAAGATCGTTGGCGATGTGTTGACTGGCAGTGTGACTGATGGCTCCAATGCTTATAGCGGCGTCACTACGCTTAATTTCGATGACAGCGCGTCTTATCTCAAGGGTCTGGTGCTGGGTGATTCCGGTTCATCGGGCAATGCGGTGTACGGGACAGGCACGGCGAACTTATCCTTCGCCCATGGCGCAAGCTGGATACCTACCGGTGCTGGCACGCTGGTCACGGATTTCGGTTCAGGCAGTCTCACTGTCGGCACCGGTAGCACGATCGATATGGCGGCAAGCTGGGGTAGTTTCTCTGCCGACAGCATTCCAAGCTACAGCTTAAGAACTCTGCAGATCGGCAGCAGCGCCAGCGGCGGAGCAAGCGTGAATCTTGCCGATGGCGCGGTGTTTACGCTGCTGAGCGATATTCGCAATGACCGTGCGGACGAGGTGGTATTCGGAAGCAGCATCACATCCTTCAAGGCGCAGGGAACACTCGGCATCCGCATTGCGTATGACCCGGTGCTCAATAGCACATCATGGGTCAATACCTCGACACTTCAAAACGGCACGACCATCGAAGCGACGAAGCCCATCGTCATTATCGATGCAAGCACGGCCGATGGTGGCAATGCCAGTTTCCAGACGGTTCAAGGGCTGACCAGTCAATGGAGTACAACGTACGAGAACGCATTGGTGCGTTTCTCATATGTACCGAATGTCAGTGTGAGCTCGAACCATAAAGAGGTGCTCCTGACAGGTATTAACATCATCGGCAATGGATCCGGTTCTTCGGGCAGCACTACCTCGACATCTTCTGGCAGCGATCCTGGCAACCATGCCTCAGGAAGCACTACTTCCCATTCAGGCACCGGTAATTCAAACAGCACTGGTAGTGGGAGCGCCAGCTCCACTGGCAATGAAAGTAGCTTAAGCACGACAGGCAGCGAAAAGGTGCCGCTGGGCGTTGCCGCTGTCATTACGCCTTCAACGGGAGTCATGGTGGCTGCCGACGCGGCCCGAGTGCTTTCGAACATCTGGCAAGTGGACGACGAGCCGATCGATCGTCGCAGTGAATCGCTGCGACTGGACGAAGATGCCAATGCGTCCGCGCTTTGGGTGGATACAAATGGCGGCTCGCTCCAGGGCAGTACGGTAGATGGCCGAACCTACCGGCAGAGCGAGACCAGCGTATCGATAGGTGCGGATCGACGCACAAACGTTGATCTGGGCTACAACACGACAGGACTCGTCTACACACACGACCAGTCCCATGCCGATCTGCAGAACGGCACCGCCGATCTGCAAGGTAGCTCAGTGGGGCTATACAGCACCTGGGTATCCAACCAGGGCATGTTCGCGGATGTCGTGGCGCGGGTAGGGCAGCTACGTAACAGCTATGTATCCACAGACTCGTTCGGAACTTCCTCCGGCCGTTATCGCCCGTCATCCTCCAGTCTGTCCGTACGCGCAGGCAAACGTTTCCGGGGCGAGCATGGCAGGTATATCGAGCCACAGGTACAAGCGGCATACGGCTCAATGGGCTCCAGCAGCTACAGTGCCAGCAATGACGTGCGTTTCGACGTCAACAAGAACCATACGTTCTTCACGCGCGCCGGCGTCCTAGCAGGCCAGACCTTTTCGCTTTCAACCGCGATCAGCGGCGATGTGTATGCCCGAGCATCGATGATTCACACCGTAGGTGACCGCCCGAATCTCACCGCTTCGATGGATGGTGGTTCTTTACCGGTAGTTTTACCAGTACGGCATGCCACCACCGGTGAACTTGCAGCAGGCGGGCAAATTGAGCTCCAAGGCCAATGGCGTGCTTTTGCTGAAGTGGATCGCGCGTCCAGGACGGATGCGGTTGCAGGTGGATGGCGCGTTAGCGCGGGCCTTCGGTACAGCTTTTAG
- a CDS encoding winged helix-turn-helix domain-containing protein encodes MTRDGVPVTLAVSAFDCLVYLVEHRERPVGKDELISAVWGRADVSENLLAQTIVRLRRALGDGGDEQRCIKTMSRVGYRWVADTTIVSNATNDTAEQASVRIEGAQTKAGAVAAMRRPWLRRALWIAPLLILAAALGYWRWQTDHRKPIFFSQGTSIVLPADVDAPEDWKWLQLGLMDLIAGDLRQARVPVESSQAVLDLLNQTNATDSSRFASFALVIHPHVTLADNLWRVHLDANSPDGRTWQAESSSDNVLNATRSANDLLLAQMGITTEPGKPAASDAKEEYLMRIDAASYAGSADAVRELLDKAPPDLRETPEFGYAKAVFHCNQGEYEACKLGLADLLQRLPADKYPVLRGRTLAQQWYIYFREHKYAEGEAVLSEAVQLLQKQKDTGYLAFAYAQLAELEILDGKFDQAASDFGLARVNYTLAGDTAGAYGVDESLAYLSMQRGQFAQALPIIQRAYEQYQRMGMRQFLPDLLQDMVTSRRMLLQYTDELAVTDRYWPFEQKHWEVPENVMRHLLVFERAHALADNGRTTEGSKLLEQLLEEIKLDPKGEPGLQGCVETLLAKLALQRGDIPVSLDWISKTLSGKLLEWDSDKHDYADAWLTNVIVTQRTGTPEDVKRAVAAMQTWVATLSGDDDWIAILLLRAQAAGAWSQGQRDQALSQLKLAMNKADKLGVPELMVDVGQVYAQALVTVGKVDDAAAVSGQLSAWSQLDWRAAWTQACVYRALGQTSSWEQYRQKARELAGDRVLPEDASVWMY; translated from the coding sequence TTGACCCGCGACGGGGTGCCGGTAACGCTTGCCGTTAGCGCTTTTGATTGCCTGGTCTATCTGGTCGAACACCGCGAACGCCCGGTAGGCAAGGACGAACTGATCTCTGCTGTGTGGGGGCGGGCCGACGTCAGCGAAAACCTGCTTGCGCAAACCATCGTGCGTCTCCGTCGTGCACTCGGCGATGGGGGCGATGAACAACGCTGTATCAAGACCATGTCTCGTGTGGGTTACCGCTGGGTGGCGGACACGACCATCGTTTCTAATGCCACCAACGATACTGCCGAGCAAGCGTCAGTTCGAATAGAAGGTGCCCAGACCAAGGCGGGCGCCGTGGCAGCGATGCGTAGGCCATGGCTGCGACGTGCGCTGTGGATAGCGCCGCTGTTGATACTTGCTGCCGCGCTCGGTTACTGGCGATGGCAGACTGACCATCGCAAACCCATATTTTTTAGCCAGGGTACCTCCATCGTGTTGCCCGCCGACGTGGATGCCCCGGAAGACTGGAAATGGCTGCAGCTGGGGCTGATGGATCTGATCGCTGGCGATTTACGTCAAGCAAGGGTTCCCGTCGAAAGTAGCCAAGCCGTGCTCGACCTGCTCAACCAGACGAACGCGACAGACAGTTCACGATTTGCTTCGTTCGCATTGGTCATTCATCCACACGTCACGCTGGCTGACAATCTCTGGCGCGTCCATCTGGACGCGAACAGCCCCGATGGCCGCACATGGCAGGCAGAGTCGTCGTCCGATAACGTGCTGAACGCGACTCGCTCGGCAAACGATCTGCTGCTGGCGCAAATGGGCATTACGACAGAACCCGGCAAACCTGCTGCCAGTGACGCGAAGGAGGAATACCTGATGCGTATCGACGCAGCGTCGTACGCCGGTTCCGCCGACGCTGTGCGCGAACTACTCGACAAGGCGCCGCCCGATCTTCGCGAAACACCTGAATTTGGCTATGCGAAAGCCGTCTTTCACTGCAATCAAGGCGAATATGAGGCTTGCAAGCTTGGCTTGGCCGACTTGTTGCAGCGCTTGCCTGCCGACAAGTACCCCGTATTGCGTGGCAGGACGCTTGCGCAGCAGTGGTACATCTATTTCCGTGAGCACAAATATGCCGAAGGCGAAGCCGTACTGAGCGAGGCAGTGCAACTTCTACAAAAGCAAAAGGACACCGGGTACCTGGCATTCGCCTACGCACAGCTTGCCGAACTGGAAATTCTCGATGGAAAGTTCGACCAGGCAGCGTCGGACTTCGGCCTCGCCCGCGTCAACTATACGTTGGCCGGTGACACCGCTGGCGCGTACGGCGTGGATGAATCCCTTGCGTATCTATCGATGCAGCGCGGGCAATTCGCGCAGGCGCTTCCTATCATCCAACGTGCTTACGAGCAATATCAGCGCATGGGCATGCGGCAGTTTCTTCCGGATTTATTGCAGGACATGGTGACTTCACGGCGAATGCTATTGCAGTACACGGACGAACTGGCCGTCACTGATCGTTATTGGCCGTTTGAGCAAAAGCATTGGGAAGTCCCGGAGAACGTCATGCGTCACTTGCTCGTCTTTGAGCGTGCGCATGCACTGGCTGACAATGGTCGCACCACCGAAGGAAGCAAGTTGCTCGAGCAACTGCTTGAGGAGATCAAGCTGGACCCCAAGGGCGAGCCTGGCTTGCAGGGCTGTGTCGAAACGTTGCTGGCCAAACTCGCGTTGCAACGAGGCGATATCCCGGTATCCCTGGACTGGATATCCAAGACACTGAGCGGAAAACTGCTGGAGTGGGATAGCGACAAGCACGACTATGCCGATGCATGGCTCACGAATGTGATAGTGACCCAGCGTACCGGCACGCCGGAAGACGTGAAGCGCGCCGTGGCTGCCATGCAAACGTGGGTGGCCACCTTGTCGGGTGATGACGATTGGATTGCCATTCTGTTGCTGCGGGCGCAAGCGGCCGGAGCATGGAGCCAGGGCCAGCGCGACCAGGCACTGAGCCAGCTGAAGCTGGCTATGAACAAGGCCGATAAATTGGGCGTACCGGAACTTATGGTCGATGTCGGTCAGGTTTACGCGCAGGCTCTCGTGACAGTCGGCAAAGTGGATGACGCCGCGGCCGTCAGTGGCCAGCTTTCTGCATGGAGTCAGTTGGATTGGCGCGCGGCATGGACACAGGCATGTGTGTATCGTGCGCTAGGGCAGACGTCGTCGTGGGAGCAATATCGGCAAAAGGCGAGGGAGCTCGCCGGTGACCGTGTATTGCCGGAAGATGCCTCGGTATGGATGTACTGA
- a CDS encoding GTP cyclohydrolase II: protein MTAPCAHVIPLKDTPSVRTVAQLPIHLADGREASSTIYSFHGLSDAKEHVALRFGNPDSEAPLVRLHSECMTGDVFGSARCDCGPQLQESLHRLHEDGGYLLYMRQEGRGIGLYRKLDAYRLQEQGHDTFAANRALGHGEDERDYAAAAEMLKALGVTRITLITNNHDKCTQLQALGIDVVAVEPTGVFSGEHNLRYLEAKVRHSRHTLALPDTSQEN from the coding sequence ATGACCGCTCCATGTGCGCACGTTATCCCGCTCAAGGACACACCATCCGTGCGCACCGTTGCGCAGCTCCCGATTCATCTGGCTGATGGCCGTGAGGCTTCCAGCACGATCTACAGCTTCCATGGACTTTCCGATGCCAAGGAGCATGTCGCACTTCGATTCGGAAACCCCGATTCCGAGGCGCCTCTGGTCAGGCTGCACTCCGAATGCATGACGGGTGATGTCTTTGGATCGGCGCGCTGCGACTGCGGCCCGCAGTTGCAAGAGTCGCTTCACCGCCTGCATGAAGACGGCGGTTACCTGCTGTATATGCGACAGGAAGGCCGCGGCATCGGGTTATACCGCAAGCTGGATGCCTATCGCCTTCAGGAACAGGGGCACGACACCTTTGCCGCCAATCGCGCCCTTGGCCACGGTGAGGATGAGCGCGATTACGCAGCAGCCGCCGAGATGCTCAAGGCACTGGGTGTAACGCGCATTACGCTGATCACCAACAATCACGACAAGTGCACCCAGCTGCAAGCCCTGGGTATCGACGTTGTGGCGGTTGAGCCCACAGGCGTTTTTTCCGGAGAGCACAACCTGCGTTATCTGGAGGCCAAGGTTCGTCACTCTCGGCATACCCTTGCTTTACCTGATACAAGTCAGGAAAACTGA